One Capsicum annuum cultivar UCD-10X-F1 chromosome 2, UCD10Xv1.1, whole genome shotgun sequence genomic window carries:
- the LOC107858819 gene encoding serine/threonine-protein kinase D6PKL1, with protein sequence MESLIEGISSLPNSHTPFTAIKGNTSSASRMSRPPHPTSMRQSRCKELPFDPIAIDLGSKASDIPTGSVAASKRSYKSSSDRIKRDDVSDSRRHYSESTKGKEFQEIEAALDQPSEECSLDRVLIFEPKSSIKDPLHDNKYTRSGGFVERTDFMLHPVARGDADLLNGQLTSQSGLSYCPSPQNSFYTATQYIEPKQSFTTTEVISECASSMDKSGGSGDVSNSCDISESRKTSFYRGSTGSDISDESSSTSSAIYKPHQANDTRWDAIQAVRSIDGTLGVNHFRLLKRLGGGDIGNVFLAELIGTRDYFAMKVMDNAALESRKKTVRAQTEREILQSLDHPFLPTLYSHFETDKFSCLVMEFCPGGDLHALRQRQPGKFFPEHAARFYVAEILLALEYLHMLGIIYRDLKPENVLVREDGHIMLSDFDLSLRCAVSPTLVKSSNSSLESKTSTYCVQPACIEPSCVIQPACFSPRFLKPKKGKKTKQKSEMHNQVSPLPELMAEPTNARSMSFVGTHEYLAPEIIKGEGHGSAVDWWTFGIFLYELLFGQTPFKGAGNRATLFNVVGQPLRFPSSPSVSFAARDLIRGLLVKEPQHRLAYRRGATEIKQHPFFQSVNWALIRCASPPDVPKPFVLHDAPRAPATTGPGVDVKPTDNYFEIDFF encoded by the exons ATGGAGTCACTTATTGAAGGAATCAGTTCCTTGCCAAACAGCCACACTCCCTTCACCGCTATTAAAGGTAACACATCTTCAGCTTCCCGGATGAGTCGTCCTCCCCATCCTACATCAATGAGGCAATCTAGATGTAAGGAGTTGCCCTTCGATCCAATAGCTATTGACCTTGGGTCAAAGGCATCTGATATCCCAACAGGATCGGTGGCTGCTTCTAAACGTTCATATAAATCATCCAGTGATCGTATAAAGAGGGATGATGTCTCTGACTCGAGGAGACACTATTCTGAATCGACCAAAGGAAAAGAGTTTCAGGAAATAGAAGCTGCTCTTGATCAACCATCAGAAGAATGTTCACTGGATCGGGTTCTAATCTTTGAACCCAAATCATCTATCAAGGATCCACTTCACGATAACAAGTACACTAGGTCAGGTGGCTTTGTGGAGCGCACAGATTTTATGTTACATCCTGTTGCCAGAGGAGATGCTGACCTTCTGAATGGTCAGTTAACATCTCAATCTGGATTAAGCTATTGTCCTAGTCCTCAAAACAGCTTTTATACTGCCACGCAGTACATAGAACCCAAACAAAGTTTCACCACTACAGAAGTAATCAGTGAATGTGCTAGCAGCATGGACAAGTCTGGTGGAAGTGGTGACGTTAGCAACTCGTGTGATATCAGTGAGAGCAGAAAAACAAGCTTCTACAGAGGCAGCACAGGTAGCGATATTAGTGATGAAAGCAGCTCTACTAGCAGTGCAATATATAAACCACATCAGGCAAATGATACAAGATGGGATGCAATTCAAGCCGTTAGATCTATTGATGGAACACTGGGCGTCAACCACTTCAGACTTCTGAAGAGACTGGGAGGTGGTGATATAGGAAATGTTTTTCTAGCTGAGTTGATTGGTACAAGAGATTATTTTGCCATGAAAGTGATGGACAATGCAGCTCTAGAGAGTCGCAAGAAAACAGTGAGAGCTCAGACAGAAAGAGAGATACTACAGTCTCTGGATCATCCTTTTCTACCAACACTATATTCACACTTTGAAACAGACAAATTTTCTTGCTTGGTGATGGAATTCTGCCCTGGAGGAGATTTGCATGCACTTCGACAAAGACAGCCAGGAAAGTTTTTCCCTGAGCATGCAGCCAG GTTCTATGTAGCAGAAATTCTCCTTGCTCTAGAATACCTGCACATGCTTGGCATCATTTATAGAGACCTTAAACCAGAGAATGTTTTGGTTCGAGAAGATGGTCATATAATGCTATCTGATTTTGACCTCTCCTTGAGGTGTGCTGTGAGTCCAACATTGGTTAAATCCTCAAATTCAAGCTTAGAGTCGAAGACTTCAACCTACTGTGTCCAGCCTGCTTGTATCGAGCCATCTTGTGTTATCCAGCCTGCATGTTTTTCACCGCGTTTCCTAAAGCCCAAGAAAGGGAAGAAGACAAAACAGAAATCTGAGATGCACAATCAAGTGAGCCCCCTTCCAGAGCTCATGGCTGAACCGACAAATGCTCGATCCATGTCTTTCGTGGGTACACATGAGTACCTTGCTCCAGAAATCATTAAAGGTGAGGGACATGGTAGTGCCGTTGATTGGTGGACATTCGGGATCTTTCTCTATGAGCTCTTGTTTGGACAAACACCTTTTAAAGGAGCAGGCAACAGAGCCACCTTGTTTAACGTCGTTGGCCAGCCCCTGAGATTCCCTTCATCACCTAGTGTTAGTTTTGCTGCAAGGGACTTGATAAGAGGTCTACTTGTGAAAGAGCCGCAGCATCGCCTTGCATATAGGCGGGGAGCTACAGAAATAAAACAGCACCCTTTCTTTCAGAGCGTGAATTGGGCACTTATCCGGTGTGCTAGTCCTCCAGATGTACCAAAGCCATTCGTGCTGCATGATGCGCCCAGAGCACCAGCAACAACGGGTCCAGGTGTTGATGTGAAACCTACagataattattttgagatagatTTCTTCTGA